A region from the Insulibacter thermoxylanivorax genome encodes:
- a CDS encoding helix-turn-helix domain-containing protein — MTNPTTIGEKIRHLRKSMGLTQSELAGDFMTKSMLSQIENGRAYPSMRTLQYLASRLKQDPAYFLEEPSAVPIRDLLREVEQAAKAKDYEQVIARIKPVLKDLPAIVDAARLLEYYIAACFYTGSEGEQAEQAVQQAVEIYERFGLYVESVKVKYMRYALLFTKEAYMESLRLIRSLQKEYNSKQTSRDILFEIQLYYAESVSLSAVGQYVESRDIMLKALQLSKEEGVFHLTDHFYRMLAQSCMLTGDTEYLWDYLKKARMFAEVAESEESLRYVEHTELRILNWEGHHEEVLQRAEQATNLRRYDEENYWLQVGIAHYALGRYEEALNALSRIQTPRRQSDLHPLDKARAYSAYAYRALTLAKLGRIEEAEEQAIIAYERTRGYPPSPDLEFIEETYRSLLS; from the coding sequence ATGACGAATCCTACAACGATCGGCGAGAAAATTCGGCACCTGCGCAAAAGCATGGGGCTTACCCAATCGGAACTCGCAGGAGATTTTATGACGAAGAGCATGCTCAGCCAAATCGAGAACGGACGCGCCTATCCCTCAATGCGTACATTGCAGTACTTGGCTTCAAGATTGAAGCAGGATCCCGCATACTTCCTCGAAGAACCAAGCGCCGTTCCCATTCGCGATCTCCTGCGCGAGGTGGAACAAGCCGCCAAGGCCAAGGACTATGAGCAAGTCATCGCGCGGATCAAACCTGTGCTGAAAGATTTACCGGCAATCGTTGACGCTGCCAGGCTGCTGGAATATTATATTGCGGCTTGTTTCTACACCGGTTCTGAGGGAGAACAAGCGGAACAGGCTGTGCAGCAAGCGGTGGAGATCTATGAGCGATTCGGCTTATACGTTGAAAGCGTCAAAGTCAAATACATGCGATACGCCCTTCTCTTCACCAAGGAAGCATACATGGAAAGCCTTCGCCTAATCCGCTCGCTGCAGAAGGAATACAACAGCAAACAGACAAGCCGGGATATCCTGTTCGAGATTCAGCTGTACTATGCCGAGAGCGTGTCCCTGTCCGCTGTTGGGCAATACGTGGAAAGCCGCGATATCATGCTGAAGGCCCTCCAGTTGTCGAAGGAGGAGGGGGTGTTCCATCTGACGGATCACTTCTATCGGATGCTTGCCCAATCGTGTATGTTGACTGGGGATACCGAGTATCTATGGGATTATCTGAAGAAGGCAAGGATGTTCGCAGAGGTTGCGGAGTCGGAAGAATCCCTGCGCTATGTAGAACATACGGAACTTCGCATCCTAAATTGGGAAGGCCACCATGAGGAAGTGCTGCAGCGAGCAGAACAGGCGACCAACCTTCGCAGGTACGATGAGGAGAATTACTGGCTGCAGGTCGGCATTGCTCATTATGCATTGGGGAGATATGAAGAAGCCTTGAACGCGCTGAGCCGCATCCAAACCCCGCGCCGTCAATCGGACCTTCATCCGCTGGATAAGGCCCGCGCATACTCGGCCTATGCTTATCGGGCATTGACCTTAGCCAAGCTGGGCAGAATCGAAGAGGCGGAGGAACAGGCCATCATCGCCTATGAACGCACGCGCGGCTATCCTCCAAGCCCCGATCTTGAATTCATCGAAGAAACCTATCGCTCGTTACTATCTTGA
- a CDS encoding alkaline phosphatase: MNSKLMKTASILLLTGALLLGSAVVPGTPETVYAADETTGSIYIAPVDRAKFLAGARFDFRVELRDLTAKPNQVSITINGRPAEAFFGRSFVITNTHEDSEEYTIRDVMFRSPGLYEVEVKAGELQRKIQYEVIVADQYGKKAKNVIFFNGDGMSHAVITAARILSKGMTEGKYNGLLEMDMMEARGVVTTSGLDSIATDSANSASAYATGHKGEMNALGVYPDNTPDSLDNPRVETIIEMLKRTSGKATGIVSTAELQDASPAAGVAHTRRRGDKAEIAEMFYKVQPDVILGGGSAYFLPQSVPGSSRKDDQDFFKLFEEAGYHIVENRTQLLQVDAGKTDRLFGVFHLGNMDTYYDRSTNNTAVLGSFTDQPTLWEMTQTAIEVLSKNEEGFFLMVEAGSIDKQLHPLDWERAVIEAIEMDKAIGVAKRFAEQYGDTLIVVTADHAHSMSITGTYWEGDGKSGKDAVRTYAEAGFPTYVDADGDGFPDELDVERKLAVHFANHPDYYEDYKMDPVPTTPNVNGEPNPAKLLNPDDPDRDRFLQIGPINGSTGVHTVEDVPLMAHGTGSQYFIGVLDNTEVFFAIAHAMGLQLLDSETEIGELVQLRPFVESLNGTITYNGGNTVELKIGLGTARLNLTSGDAVVNGQSLNTDVKIMNQRTYVTPDFAAKLLELLP, from the coding sequence ATGAATTCGAAGCTCATGAAAACAGCATCCATCTTATTACTCACCGGGGCATTGCTGCTCGGTTCAGCAGTTGTTCCGGGCACACCAGAGACGGTATATGCGGCAGATGAAACGACAGGAAGTATCTATATAGCACCTGTGGATCGCGCGAAGTTTCTAGCAGGTGCAAGGTTTGATTTTCGCGTGGAATTAAGAGATTTAACCGCAAAACCGAATCAGGTCAGCATCACGATCAACGGCCGGCCTGCGGAGGCATTCTTCGGTCGATCCTTCGTCATCACGAATACGCATGAAGACAGCGAGGAATATACGATTCGTGACGTGATGTTTCGAAGTCCCGGTTTATACGAAGTGGAAGTCAAGGCTGGGGAACTGCAGCGCAAGATTCAATATGAAGTCATCGTCGCAGATCAGTACGGCAAAAAGGCCAAGAACGTCATCTTCTTCAATGGCGACGGGATGAGCCATGCGGTGATCACGGCGGCACGGATCTTGTCCAAAGGCATGACCGAGGGCAAATACAACGGCCTGCTCGAGATGGACATGATGGAGGCAAGAGGCGTCGTGACCACCTCCGGACTGGATTCAATAGCAACGGATTCAGCCAACAGCGCCAGCGCTTATGCGACAGGGCATAAGGGCGAGATGAATGCCCTCGGCGTCTACCCGGACAACACGCCGGATTCCCTGGATAACCCGAGGGTTGAGACGATCATCGAGATGCTGAAACGAACGAGCGGCAAGGCGACGGGCATCGTGTCCACAGCGGAACTGCAGGATGCATCGCCGGCTGCCGGCGTCGCGCATACTCGCCGCCGCGGGGACAAAGCGGAGATCGCGGAGATGTTCTATAAGGTGCAGCCGGATGTGATCCTCGGCGGCGGGTCGGCGTATTTCCTGCCGCAATCCGTCCCAGGCTCCAGCCGCAAGGATGATCAGGATTTCTTCAAACTGTTTGAAGAGGCTGGTTATCACATCGTGGAGAATCGCACGCAGCTGCTCCAAGTAGATGCCGGCAAGACGGATCGTCTCTTCGGCGTCTTCCACCTGGGCAATATGGATACGTACTACGACCGTTCGACGAACAACACGGCGGTGCTGGGCAGCTTTACGGATCAGCCGACGCTGTGGGAGATGACGCAGACGGCGATCGAGGTGCTGTCCAAGAATGAAGAAGGCTTCTTCTTGATGGTCGAAGCGGGCAGCATCGACAAGCAGCTTCACCCGCTGGATTGGGAGCGGGCGGTGATCGAAGCGATTGAGATGGATAAAGCAATCGGCGTTGCGAAGCGATTCGCTGAACAATACGGGGACACCCTGATCGTCGTCACCGCGGACCATGCCCATTCGATGAGCATCACCGGCACCTATTGGGAAGGCGATGGCAAGTCGGGCAAGGATGCGGTGCGAACTTATGCAGAAGCGGGATTCCCGACCTATGTGGACGCCGACGGTGACGGTTTCCCTGATGAGTTGGATGTGGAACGCAAGCTCGCTGTCCACTTCGCGAACCACCCCGATTACTATGAGGATTACAAGATGGATCCGGTCCCGACAACGCCGAATGTGAACGGTGAACCGAACCCGGCGAAGCTCTTAAATCCGGACGATCCGGATCGCGACCGCTTCCTGCAGATCGGGCCCATCAACGGATCGACGGGTGTGCATACGGTGGAAGATGTGCCGCTCATGGCGCATGGCACGGGATCGCAGTATTTTATTGGTGTATTGGACAATACTGAAGTGTTCTTCGCGATCGCCCATGCGATGGGGTTACAGCTCTTAGATTCGGAGACGGAGATCGGGGAACTTGTGCAATTGCGCCCCTTCGTCGAATCGCTGAACGGCACGATCACTTATAACGGCGGCAATACCGTCGAACTAAAGATCGGCCTGGGCACAGCGCGGCTTAACTTGACGAGCGGCGATGCTGTGGTGAACGGGCAGTCTCTGAATACGGACGTGAAAATTATGAACCAACGCACTTATGTCACGCCGGATTTTGCTGCGAAGCTCTTGGAATTATTGCCTTAA
- a CDS encoding multicopper oxidase domain-containing protein codes for MGLGMKGEGEGNVAGTDRINQPPVEPIIHREGNFVFIEMTAQVTDVEISRGILYNAWTFNGTVPGPVLRVKEGDTLVFTLRNHDPENDHSMDFHAVHAAPNRKFIDVAPHDERTFTYTASSPGVFMYHCGTDPILEHIANGMYGTIIVEPKDGYPSDQEVDREYVLVQSEWYAEHDMEAFLNGEPEYVVFNGNDYGLKEHPLTAKVGDTVRIYVSNAGPNHTSSFHVVGTIFDRVYIDGHPDNMMHGMQTVLLPASGGAVVEFTVKEAGDYPIVSHQFNHAAKGAVAILRVTEDDPDAMITHRNEVSAELMDVGFQNDENATFDHEF; via the coding sequence ATGGGACTGGGCATGAAAGGTGAAGGGGAAGGAAACGTTGCAGGGACTGACCGCATTAACCAACCGCCTGTAGAACCAATCATTCACCGAGAGGGAAATTTCGTGTTCATTGAGATGACGGCGCAGGTGACAGATGTGGAAATCTCACGCGGTATCCTCTATAATGCATGGACCTTTAACGGAACGGTGCCGGGGCCGGTGCTTCGCGTGAAGGAAGGAGATACCCTGGTATTCACCCTTCGCAACCATGATCCGGAAAACGATCATTCGATGGACTTCCATGCCGTTCATGCTGCACCGAACCGCAAGTTCATCGATGTGGCGCCGCATGATGAACGAACGTTCACCTATACGGCTTCCAGTCCAGGCGTGTTCATGTATCACTGCGGCACGGATCCGATCCTCGAACATATCGCGAACGGAATGTACGGTACGATCATCGTCGAGCCGAAGGACGGGTATCCGTCCGATCAAGAGGTGGACCGCGAATATGTGCTTGTGCAGAGTGAATGGTATGCAGAGCACGATATGGAAGCTTTTTTGAACGGGGAACCGGAATATGTGGTGTTTAACGGCAATGATTATGGACTCAAGGAACACCCTCTGACTGCTAAAGTCGGTGACACGGTTCGCATCTATGTCAGCAACGCCGGACCCAATCACACGTCTTCCTTTCACGTCGTCGGCACGATCTTCGATCGGGTATACATCGACGGCCACCCGGATAACATGATGCATGGTATGCAGACGGTATTGCTGCCGGCCAGCGGCGGCGCCGTCGTCGAGTTTACAGTGAAGGAAGCGGGGGACTATCCGATCGTCAGCCATCAATTCAATCATGCGGCCAAAGGAGCGGTTGCGATCCTGCGGGTTACGGAAGACGACCCTGATGCGATGATTACGCACAGAAACGAGGTCTCAGCGGAGCTGATGGATGTTGGTTTCCAAAACGACGAAAACGCCACATTCGATCATGAATTCTAG
- a CDS encoding MFS transporter, translating to MDFKHTGHRNMSLFFVGKLISVLGSSLYTFVAGLTVLKLTGSGGNFAVTLICGFLPRILLAPFAGVIADRVNRRALLIASDLAGVLVMLFTSAVLSLNTGSLLPIYLSLALLSVCSTFYSVTVSSSLLMLVEHEQIQRAGSLNQIAASTGNILAPIAGGILYAFLPLPLFTLLNAAAFAVSTGMSAALRFKPRTASAAVAAVGNSDGNDGSDAEVKVEAGATVTETGTAITEASAAITDAGSGMLISDDTAAKSGSLTRALTAIKSDLWGGIAYVHSRQALGTVLKLVFWINFFVAALSVMLPYILVQELEMSSEQFGTVESMMAAGMLLMSLILTVRKQSTDHVRPLTIGLYALGVLLTAIALPLLMNFGSAVVFVYYMALMLVIGITVISINIPLSVFMQTSTEEEYRGRVFGLVDTLSGAIAPLGMLIVGYLLDLVPAGILPVVSGICVMIITSLGSRKLRNASPAAEAGVKKASAA from the coding sequence ATGGATTTCAAACACACAGGTCATCGGAATATGTCGCTCTTCTTTGTCGGTAAACTGATCTCCGTGCTGGGTTCCAGCTTGTATACCTTCGTGGCGGGTTTAACGGTGCTCAAGCTGACCGGGTCAGGCGGCAATTTTGCGGTTACGTTGATATGCGGTTTCCTGCCGCGGATCTTGCTGGCGCCCTTCGCCGGTGTGATCGCTGACCGGGTGAATCGCCGTGCTCTGCTTATCGCTTCGGATCTGGCAGGAGTCTTGGTTATGCTGTTCACTAGCGCTGTACTCAGCTTGAATACCGGCAGTCTGCTGCCGATCTATCTCTCGCTTGCACTGCTGTCTGTTTGCAGCACATTCTACAGCGTGACGGTGTCCTCGTCCCTCTTGATGCTGGTGGAGCATGAGCAGATCCAGCGGGCCGGCTCGCTGAACCAGATCGCGGCGTCCACAGGTAATATCCTAGCGCCGATCGCCGGCGGCATCCTGTATGCCTTCCTTCCGCTGCCGCTCTTTACGCTGTTGAATGCAGCAGCTTTTGCTGTATCGACGGGCATGAGTGCTGCGCTCCGCTTCAAACCGCGCACCGCGAGCGCTGCGGTTGCAGCCGTTGGCAACTCTGATGGGAATGACGGGTCGGATGCAGAAGTGAAAGTCGAAGCGGGGGCGACGGTAACAGAAACGGGGACGGCGATAACAGAAGCATCGGCAGCGATCACCGATGCGGGTAGTGGAATGCTGATAAGTGACGATACGGCTGCAAAGTCAGGTTCCTTAACCCGCGCGCTTACAGCAATCAAGTCCGATCTATGGGGTGGGATCGCTTATGTCCACAGCAGACAGGCGCTCGGCACCGTGTTGAAACTCGTATTTTGGATTAACTTTTTTGTCGCGGCGCTCAGTGTGATGCTGCCTTACATTCTCGTTCAGGAGCTTGAGATGTCTTCGGAACAATTCGGCACCGTTGAATCGATGATGGCAGCAGGGATGCTGCTGATGTCTTTGATCCTAACGGTTCGCAAACAATCTACTGACCATGTTCGTCCATTAACGATCGGTTTGTATGCCTTGGGCGTGTTATTAACAGCGATTGCCTTGCCGCTGTTGATGAACTTTGGTTCGGCGGTTGTATTTGTATACTATATGGCGCTGATGCTGGTGATCGGCATCACGGTGATCTCGATCAATATTCCGCTCTCCGTATTCATGCAAACATCTACGGAAGAGGAATACCGCGGTAGGGTATTCGGATTGGTCGATACGCTGTCGGGAGCAATCGCACCGCTCGGCATGCTGATCGTCGGCTATCTTCTGGATCTGGTTCCTGCAGGGATCTTGCCCGTGGTATCCGGGATATGCGTCATGATCATCACCTCTCTCGGATCCCGCAAACTTCGCAATGCCTCACCAGCAGCGGAGGCGGGGGTGAAGAAGGCAAGTGCAGCTTAG
- a CDS encoding ABC transporter permease, with amino-acid sequence MSLVRMAWRNLSNRKLQTLLTVLVIALGIAMSLSVMIVSSGIKQGIAEASKPYGMLVGSKGSANQLVFNTIYLMDTPLANLPLAYVEELQQDERVQLAVPFGLGDHYRGYRIVGTTEQFFELRTAPSEEPYFQIAEGRIFQQPFEAVVGRKAARATGLGIGDTFLSGHGVIQGIEEDHSHAEHPYTVVGIMEELSAPADMGIYVPIESYWISHGQLGPNDAEEPGVTSLLVQPDSYMHLMQLYSEINNGQIAQAVFPGQVLAKVFDMMGSGEQVWAYVSYVVMGMAVLTILLFLYNATLEKRRHIAIMRAIGAGRRRIFSLVILESAWVVALGSLLGIVLTYGLSYAASVMISRNSTLSVILSFSRDYAGVIGVVWAAGLIAALMPAVIAYRTEIAKHLQASW; translated from the coding sequence ATGTCATTGGTTAGGATGGCGTGGCGAAACCTAAGCAATCGGAAATTACAGACCTTGCTCACGGTGCTCGTTATCGCTCTCGGGATTGCGATGAGCTTGAGCGTGATGATCGTCTCTTCCGGAATTAAGCAAGGTATCGCTGAAGCAAGCAAGCCTTACGGCATGCTGGTGGGCAGCAAAGGGAGTGCGAATCAGCTTGTTTTTAACACTATCTATCTCATGGATACACCGCTTGCGAATCTGCCCCTGGCCTATGTGGAAGAGCTGCAGCAGGACGAACGGGTGCAGCTGGCCGTCCCCTTCGGCTTAGGCGATCATTACCGCGGATATCGGATCGTCGGCACAACGGAGCAATTCTTCGAACTGCGTACTGCGCCGTCGGAAGAGCCGTACTTTCAAATCGCCGAGGGCCGCATCTTTCAGCAGCCCTTTGAAGCGGTGGTCGGACGGAAAGCGGCGCGGGCGACGGGGCTTGGGATCGGTGATACTTTCCTCTCCGGTCACGGTGTGATCCAAGGGATCGAAGAGGATCATTCCCATGCTGAACATCCATATACAGTGGTGGGGATTATGGAGGAGCTGAGCGCTCCCGCTGATATGGGGATCTACGTGCCGATCGAAAGCTATTGGATCAGCCACGGACAGCTTGGACCCAACGATGCGGAAGAGCCTGGGGTTACCTCTCTCCTCGTGCAGCCTGACAGCTATATGCATTTGATGCAATTGTATTCGGAGATCAACAATGGACAGATTGCACAAGCGGTGTTCCCTGGCCAAGTATTAGCGAAAGTATTTGATATGATGGGCAGCGGCGAGCAGGTGTGGGCGTATGTCAGTTACGTTGTGATGGGGATGGCGGTGCTGACGATTTTGTTGTTTCTGTATAACGCCACCTTAGAAAAAAGACGGCATATAGCCATCATGCGTGCAATCGGCGCCGGGCGTCGGCGGATCTTCTCCCTTGTTATCCTGGAGTCCGCATGGGTCGTCGCCCTCGGTTCTCTCCTCGGAATCGTGTTGACTTATGGACTCAGCTATGCTGCCTCCGTGATGATCAGCCGGAACAGCACCTTGAGTGTGATCCTCTCCTTCTCGCGGGATTACGCGGGTGTGATCGGAGTCGTATGGGCGGCAGGGCTTATCGCGGCGTTGATGCCCGCCGTCATCGCCTATCGCACGGAGATTGCCAAGCATCTTCAAGCGAGCTGGTGA
- a CDS encoding alpha/beta hydrolase: MGLNFNFLDDPNFQYIRSKLESSPYHLSFLNERFAVGDLDAWRSEARQYIQERLMFSPDPVPLNEEIVEEEDFGDYIRQKVYFDSFPGCRVPAYLLIPKNLQEPAPAMIVLHDHGGMLYWGKEKVVEHKDGHEVLEKFIDECYDGKPPASELAKRGYVTLVIDCLFFGERKLKLEAIPEFQERLNQHEFESPAYIREYNNIESRIVEGEVCKALIYSGWTSAGLRIHDDRRSIDYLLSRPEVDPNRIGCIGLSMGGHRSAWLSAMDDRIKCAVVVCWMALHQDMVEHRISNIHWMWAVPGLHDAMDYPDVAALSAPKPLMIIHGSRDRLFPHQTGEKAMKIIEQVYEKAGCREQLLPKLYDSDHAFNLEMQADAYTWLDEQMSKLKNNA, encoded by the coding sequence ATGGGACTGAACTTTAACTTTTTGGACGATCCTAATTTTCAATATATTAGGAGCAAGCTGGAGTCCTCGCCTTATCATCTGTCGTTTCTCAACGAGCGGTTCGCCGTCGGCGATCTGGATGCATGGCGCAGCGAAGCACGTCAGTATATCCAAGAACGCTTGATGTTCTCGCCGGACCCGGTACCGCTGAATGAGGAGATCGTGGAAGAAGAGGATTTTGGCGATTACATCCGGCAGAAGGTATACTTCGACAGCTTCCCCGGCTGCCGCGTGCCCGCGTATCTGCTGATTCCGAAGAATCTGCAGGAACCGGCGCCCGCGATGATCGTGCTGCATGACCATGGGGGCATGTTGTACTGGGGCAAGGAGAAGGTCGTGGAGCACAAAGACGGGCATGAGGTACTTGAGAAATTTATCGATGAATGTTATGACGGCAAACCGCCGGCTTCGGAGTTAGCGAAGCGGGGGTATGTCACCCTGGTGATCGACTGCCTGTTCTTCGGGGAGCGCAAGCTGAAGCTGGAGGCGATCCCTGAATTCCAGGAGCGGCTGAATCAGCATGAGTTTGAATCCCCTGCTTATATTCGCGAGTACAACAATATCGAATCGCGCATCGTCGAGGGAGAGGTTTGCAAGGCGCTGATCTATTCCGGTTGGACGAGCGCGGGCCTGCGCATCCACGATGATCGACGAAGCATCGATTACCTGCTCAGCAGACCGGAAGTCGATCCGAACCGCATCGGCTGCATCGGCCTTTCCATGGGCGGTCACCGTTCCGCTTGGTTAAGTGCGATGGACGACCGCATCAAGTGCGCCGTAGTCGTCTGCTGGATGGCCCTGCATCAGGACATGGTGGAACATCGCATCTCGAATATCCACTGGATGTGGGCGGTGCCCGGCCTTCATGATGCGATGGATTATCCGGACGTCGCTGCGCTGTCCGCGCCGAAGCCGCTGATGATCATCCATGGATCGCGGGATCGGCTGTTCCCGCATCAGACGGGAGAGAAGGCGATGAAGATCATCGAGCAGGTATATGAGAAGGCGGGATGCCGCGAGCAGCTGCTGCCTAAGCTCTACGATTCCGACCATGCCTTTAACTTGGAGATGCAGGCTGATGCCTACACATGGTTGGATGAACAGATGAGCAAGTTAAAAAATAACGCGTAA
- a CDS encoding ABC transporter ATP-binding protein — MLELRGITKSYRTADPGGDPGRDTGKLLEVLHIQSLTVHEKERIALIGPSGSGKSTLLNIIAGIIRPTTGSLRLYGEELTDLDEKQRDRLRTESIGYIFQNFYLLPGFSALENVLIAMQFAGNLRGKAREERAKGLLKRVGLEGRMHHKPHQLSNGEQQRVAIARALANQPKLVLADEPTANLDAANALAIIQLLSEICSEQGAALILSTHDLQLVPYMDRTVQLEGGRYIEESRDCRGSRVSGDNRSSGESRLVAGYSEGMMEGSGDVIG; from the coding sequence ATGCTGGAGCTTAGAGGGATTACAAAATCGTATCGAACCGCAGATCCGGGCGGAGATCCAGGCAGAGATACGGGCAAGCTGTTGGAAGTGCTGCATATTCAGTCGCTGACGGTGCATGAGAAGGAACGCATTGCACTGATCGGACCGAGCGGTTCCGGCAAGAGCACGCTGCTTAATATCATCGCCGGCATCATCCGCCCGACAACGGGCAGCCTTCGGCTGTACGGCGAGGAGTTAACCGATCTGGATGAGAAGCAGAGGGACCGTTTGCGAACGGAGAGCATCGGCTATATTTTTCAAAACTTCTATCTGCTCCCGGGTTTCAGCGCCTTGGAAAATGTCCTCATCGCCATGCAATTCGCCGGCAACTTGCGGGGCAAAGCACGTGAAGAACGAGCGAAGGGGCTCTTAAAGCGGGTCGGGCTGGAAGGACGCATGCATCACAAACCGCATCAATTGAGCAACGGTGAGCAGCAGCGGGTGGCGATCGCCCGCGCTCTGGCCAATCAGCCCAAGCTCGTCTTGGCCGATGAACCGACGGCGAACCTGGACGCGGCGAACGCCCTTGCGATTATCCAGCTGCTGAGCGAAATATGTTCGGAGCAAGGAGCAGCATTAATCCTCTCAACCCATGATCTGCAGTTGGTTCCTTACATGGATCGCACGGTGCAGCTCGAGGGCGGCCGATATATAGAGGAAAGCCGAGATTGCAGGGGAAGCCGGGTTAGCGGTGATAACCGTTCCAGCGGGGAAAGTCGACTTGTCGCGGGATATAGTGAGGGAATGATGGAGGGCAGCGGCGATGTCATTGGTTAG
- a CDS encoding SGNH/GDSL hydrolase family protein: MIHKSRPDFDRDPEDSAKRREVIQMTYERAKAAGDRHVYFIDGERLFGTENREACTVDGCHPNDLGFMRMAETIYPVLHSILMN, encoded by the coding sequence ATGATCCACAAGTCGCGGCCGGATTTCGATCGTGATCCTGAGGATTCGGCGAAGCGAAGGGAGGTCATTCAGATGACCTATGAGCGGGCGAAGGCGGCGGGGGACCGGCATGTTTATTTTATCGATGGAGAGCGCCTGTTCGGAACGGAGAACCGGGAAGCTTGCACCGTCGACGGCTGCCATCCGAATGACCTTGGTTTTATGCGGATGGCTGAGACGATCTATCCCGTGCTGCATTCGATCCTCATGAATTAG